The genomic stretch TTCCGCAGTTTACGGGGCTGAACAAGACCATTAAATTGAATTTTTTAAATCCGGAAGAGCAGCTTACCCAGCGACTGCATTTATATAAGGTACTATCTCCGGAAAAAGACAAACTTGAAACCTTGTATAAACTACTTTGTACCTTGGGAAGCCAATCGACATTGGTTTTCTGTAATCACCGTGAAAGTGTGGAAAGGGTAGGAAAGTATCTTCAATCCAAGAAGTTTCAATGTGGCATTTTTCATGGCGGCATGGAACAGGATGACCGTGAACGCTCCCTATATAAATTCCGCAACGGAAGTTGCCATGTGCTTATTTCTACCGATCTGGCCGCTCGCGGACTGGATATCCCCGAAATAGAGAACGTGGTACATTATCATCTACCTGCCAATGAGGACGGTTATATCCATCGTAACGGACGTACCGCCCGTTGGGAAGCCGAAGGAAATTCATACGTTATTCTTCATGCTGAAGAAACACTGCCCGGATATATAGCCGATGAGCCGGAAGAATTCATATTGCCCCAAGTGCCTCCCAAGCCGTCCTTGCCCGAATACGTAACATTATATATAGGGAAAGGCAAAAAAGATAAAATCAATAAGATAGATATTGTGGGCTTTCTCTTTAAAAAAGGTAACTTGAATAAAGACGAAATAGGACGGATTGATGTAAAGGACCACTATTCTTTTGCAGCCGTATCTCGCAAAAAGATAAAACAAACTTTGAATTTAATACGAAACGAGAAGATAAAGGGCATAAAAACACTTATTGAAGAAGCCAAATAATGACAATTTGTCAATTCTCGAAATGAAATGATTAAAGAATAATTCAAAAAGATATTTTTTTTATGCTTTAGATCATTGTTTACTAGGGATGTAGTTACAAAATGAAAGCATAAAAATTCAGATTTAACTAATTTGAAAGAAAATTATGCGGAAATTCGTAAATTTATTAGCGATTTTTTTGGAAAACTGAAAATAATGTGTAATTTCGCCCAATGTAAGATATAAACAAATTGTATAACCAAAACAAACTTCAAATGAAAAAGCATAATTTCAATGCGGGACCATCTATCTTGCCTCGCGAGGTAATTGAGAAAACAGCACAAGCCGTTCTTGATTTTAATGGTTCTGGTCTTTCCATCATGGAAATCAGTCACCGTGCTAAAGATTTTCAGCCTGTAGTAGACGAAGCTGTTGCTTTGTTTAAGGAACTGTTGAACATCCCGGAAGGGTACTCGGTACTATTCTTGGGAGGTGGAGCCAGCTTGGAATTCTGTATGATACCTTTCAATTTCCTCGAAAAAAAAGCTGCTTACCTGAATACAGGCGTATGGGCTAAGAAAGCGATGAAAGAAGCCAAGGCTTTCGGTGAGGTAGTAGAAGTAGCATCTTCCGCTGAAGCGACCTATACCTATATTCCCAAAGATTATACGGTTCCCGCTGATGCAGATTATTTCCACGTCACAACTAATAACACAATCTATGGAACAGAACTTCATGAAGACCTGGATTCTCCGGTTCCTATGATTGCTGATATGTCATCTGATATTTTCTCTCGTCCTATTGACGTTTCTAGATATATTTGTATCTATGGCGGTGCGCAGAAGAATTTGGCTCCAGCCGGTGTTACTTTCGTTATTGTAAAGAACGATGCTGTGGGCAAGGTATCACGCTATATCCCTACTATGCTGAATTATCAGACTCACATTGACGGCGGCTCTATGTTCAACACACCTCCTGTACTTCCTATTTATGCCGCTTTGCAGACTTTACGCTGGATAAAAGCTAACGGTGGTGTAGCAGAAATGCAGAAACGTGCTAAAGAGAAAGCAGACATGTTGTATGCTGAAATAGACCGTAACAAAATGTTCCGTGGCACAGTAACGGATAAAGCCGACCGTTCTTATATGAACATTTGCTTTGTGATGAATGACGAATACAAAGAGCTGGAAGCCGATTTCATGAAATTTGCCACAGAAAGAGGTATGGTGGGTATTAAGGGACACCGTTCTGTAGGTGGTTTCCGTGCATCTTGCTACAACGCCATGCCGAAGGAAAGCGTTCAGGCTTTGATTGACTGCATGCAGGAATTTGAGAAACTTCATTAATAATTATGTTCACCACAGATTATACGAATTACACAGATAGGAACAATAAATGGAATCTGTGATAATCCGTGCTAATCTGTGGTGAATCTTTTTAATACAATAAGACCATGAAAGTATTAGTAGCAACAGACAAGCCGTTTGCAAAAGTTGCAGTAGACGGTATCCGTAAAGAAATAGAAGCAGCAGGTTATGAACTTGTATTGCTGGAAAAATATGGTGAAAAAGCCAAATTACTGGAAGCTGTAAAGGACGTTAACGCCATCATTATCCGAAGTGATATTATTGATGCCGAAGTATTGGATGCGGCAAAAGAACTGAAAATCGTAGTACGTGCAGGAGCAGGTTATGATAACGTGGATTTGGCGGCTGCTACGGCACACAATGTATGTGTTATGAATACTCCGGGACAGAATTCCAATGCAGTAGCCGAACTGGCTTTTGGCATGATGGTGATGGCTGTCCGCAATTTCTATAACGGGACTTCGGGTACTGAACTGATGGGCAAGAAGTTAGGTATCCATGCATACGGTAATGTAGGTCGCAATGTGGCTCGTATTGCTAAAGGTTTTGGCATGGATATTTATGCTTTTGACGCTTTCTGCCCGAAAGAAGTAATTGAAAAAGATGGTGTGAAAGCTGTTTCTTCTGCTGAGGAACTGTATGCTGCTTGTAATGTAGTGTCCCTGCATATTCCTGCTACGGCTGAAACTAAAAATTCCATCAACTATGAATTGGTTAACAAGATGCCTAAAGGAGGAGTATTGGTAAATACTGCCCGTAAGGAAGTGATCAATGAAGCGGAATTAATCAAACTGATGGAAGAACGAACCGACTTAAAGTATGTTACTGATATCATGCCGGTTGCCCATGCTGAGTTCTCAGAAAAATTTGCCGGCCGCTATTTCTCTACACCGAAAAAGATGGGAGCCCAGACGGCTGAAGCAAATATCAACGCAGGTATTGCTGCTGCCAGACAAATTGTAGGCTTCCTGAAAGATGGTTGTGAAAAGTTCAGAGTAAATAAGTAATCCAATAACCGCAGGGGCGGATTGAATCCGACCGAATGCATATAGCTTATGTTTTCGGGCGAATGCAATTCGCCCCTGCAAGTAAAATCTAATACCTTTATTTTTATGGCAATAATAAAACCCTTCAAAGGCATCCGCCCTCCGAAAGAATTGGTAGAACAAGTAGCTTCACGCCCATACGACGTACTGAATTCTGAAGAAGCACGTGAGGAAGCGAAAGGTAATGAAAAGTCACTTTATCATA from Phocaeicola dorei encodes the following:
- the serC gene encoding 3-phosphoserine/phosphohydroxythreonine transaminase, with product MKKHNFNAGPSILPREVIEKTAQAVLDFNGSGLSIMEISHRAKDFQPVVDEAVALFKELLNIPEGYSVLFLGGGASLEFCMIPFNFLEKKAAYLNTGVWAKKAMKEAKAFGEVVEVASSAEATYTYIPKDYTVPADADYFHVTTNNTIYGTELHEDLDSPVPMIADMSSDIFSRPIDVSRYICIYGGAQKNLAPAGVTFVIVKNDAVGKVSRYIPTMLNYQTHIDGGSMFNTPPVLPIYAALQTLRWIKANGGVAEMQKRAKEKADMLYAEIDRNKMFRGTVTDKADRSYMNICFVMNDEYKELEADFMKFATERGMVGIKGHRSVGGFRASCYNAMPKESVQALIDCMQEFEKLH
- a CDS encoding NAD(P)-dependent oxidoreductase; the protein is MKVLVATDKPFAKVAVDGIRKEIEAAGYELVLLEKYGEKAKLLEAVKDVNAIIIRSDIIDAEVLDAAKELKIVVRAGAGYDNVDLAAATAHNVCVMNTPGQNSNAVAELAFGMMVMAVRNFYNGTSGTELMGKKLGIHAYGNVGRNVARIAKGFGMDIYAFDAFCPKEVIEKDGVKAVSSAEELYAACNVVSLHIPATAETKNSINYELVNKMPKGGVLVNTARKEVINEAELIKLMEERTDLKYVTDIMPVAHAEFSEKFAGRYFSTPKKMGAQTAEANINAGIAAARQIVGFLKDGCEKFRVNK
- a CDS encoding DEAD/DEAH box helicase, translating into MIENILANLKIERLNPMQEASIDAWKEGKDLILLSPTGSGKTLAYLLPLVQSLKPGITGVQAIVLVPSRELALQIDQVFKSMNTPFKAVSCYGGRPAMEEHRTIKGVQPSVIIGTPGRMNDHLSKQNFDADTVSILIIDEFDKCLEFGFQEEMATVIGQLPGLQRRFLLSATDAEEIPQFTGLNKTIKLNFLNPEEQLTQRLHLYKVLSPEKDKLETLYKLLCTLGSQSTLVFCNHRESVERVGKYLQSKKFQCGIFHGGMEQDDRERSLYKFRNGSCHVLISTDLAARGLDIPEIENVVHYHLPANEDGYIHRNGRTARWEAEGNSYVILHAEETLPGYIADEPEEFILPQVPPKPSLPEYVTLYIGKGKKDKINKIDIVGFLFKKGNLNKDEIGRIDVKDHYSFAAVSRKKIKQTLNLIRNEKIKGIKTLIEEAK